Proteins co-encoded in one Plasmodium reichenowi strain SY57 chromosome 10, whole genome shotgun sequence genomic window:
- a CDS encoding hypothetical protein (conserved Plasmodium protein, unknown function) → MIMKKLIESNVIKLNYENFLTKYKLNSGNEQKDLSDEELYEHFIINTFNYSKPLGCLPPNISNIKEYYLDGINIFEVIDYVNISERMYKFENITEEDDKENEDDSKEIFSHSEPDEKHDYEIKSRKNNKSNKISNNNKKDGNNIKSNKYRRFYRFLLYDGKSFIYAYEQEYNEIFTYLESNKYIYPKIILYNKPLIRRGAILLKKNQVIILFKGCTVSCNDTEDNEIEDFPIISESNNINSGVHQNIHDDLYTTRNTYDNKNMTDDSHNLIRKFYYADEGREKEEYKTYYENTNNCGVFSNTNRSNEYYSRSNMHNNNNYSFNEYANHNYKYDQNHVKKNTEYYYNKDKNCYITSIDYNNNNNNNNNSNNEYPGNNYNNNNKGNHYYSHNIHNNHMHDAHNNKNYIGSNRYNTDKASYNYYNNHYKNKQHYIDPQRNNYYTHGINHDYYSKENYLNSFEYKNHNGYKEPLRNYSNDHPRNSYNKNKYNIFNENKRNSSNKNDHHISNKNNRNSSNKNNRNSSNKNNRNSSNKNNRSSSNKNNRSSSKEYFKRNSNKFDNAYDNTYHDNNTRVNHHSDFSRKNNNGFYRNNDNNYNNETYVKNHFSNEVKHNAGYQRLSDNLENRNRMNYENNNNYYSTYGHSDYNVNYNNKNNRNIPLSNLNEKNNHIPSNNYYTENYLPEKEGNRNILTNQINNYSINSVNNNFEQINPSTCNYNRNNVFPYNKEDDKNNFVEMKNVEEEYHNDNQERARRNSENSKKFIDLTEGFFSSEFFHKSYECNDVNKNSDIIILDD, encoded by the coding sequence atgataatgaaaaagCTAATAGAAAGTAATgtaattaaattaaattatgaaaattttttaacaaaatataaattaaattcaGGGAATGAACAGAAGGATTTGAGTGATGAAGAACTGTATGAACATTTCATAATTAATACATTCAATTACTCCAAACCTTTAGGGTGTTTACCCCCAAATATTtctaatataaaagaatattatttagatggaataaatatttttgaagTAATAgattatgtaaatattagTGAACGAATGTATAaatttgaaaatattacaGAGGAAgatgataaagaaaatgaagatgACAGCAAAGAAATTTTCAGCCATTCAGAACCAGACGAAAAACATGATTATGAAATAAAGAgtagaaaaaataataaaagtaacaaaatatcaaataataataaaaaagatggaaataatataaaaagtaataaGTATAGAAGATTCTATcgttttttattatatgatgGAAAGAGTTTTATATACGCATATGAACaagaatataatgaaatattcACGTATCTTGaaagtaataaatatatatatcccaaaattatattatataataaaccTTTAATTCGCCGAGGGgctatattattaaaaaagaatcaagttataattttgtttaaaGGATGTACTGTATCATGTAATGACACGGAAGATAATGAAATAGAAGATTTTCCTATAATATCGGAAAGTAATAACATAAATTCAGGAGTTCATCAAAATATACATGATGATTTATATACTACAAGGAATACATATgacaataaaaatatgacTGATGATTCCCATAATTTAATtagaaaattttattatgcTGATGAAGGTAGggaaaaagaagaatataaaacttattatgaaaatacaAACAATTGTGGTGTATTCAGTAATACGAATCGTTCTAACGAATATTATTCTAGAAGTAATAtgcataataataataattattcatttaatgaatatgcaaatcataattataaatatgatcAGAACcatgttaaaaaaaatacagaatattattataataaagataaaaattGTTATATCACTTCAATagattataataataataataataataataataatagtaataatgaatatccaggaaataattataacaataataataagggtaatcattattattctcataatattcataaCAACCATATGCATGATGCAcataacaataaaaattatattgGTTCAAATAGGTATAATACTGACAAGGcttcatataattattataataatcattataAGAACAAACAACATTATATTGATCCCCAAAggaataattattatacacATGGAATAAATCATGATTATTATTCTAAAGAAAATTATCTGAACAGttttgaatataaaaatcatAATGGTTATAAAGAACCACTTCGAAATTATTCTAACGATCATCCAAGAAACAgttataacaaaaataagtataacatttttaatgAAAACAAACGTAACAGTTCTAACAAAAATGATCATCATATTTCTAACAAAAATAATCGTAATAGTTCTAACAAAAATAATCGTAATAGTTCTAACAAAAATAATCGTAATAGTTCTAACAAAAATAATCGTAGTAGTTCTAACAAAAATAATCGTAGTAGTTCTAAggaatattttaaaaggAATTCTAATAAATTTGATAATGCATATGATAATACATACCATGATAATAATACCAGAGTAAATCATCATAGTGATTTTTctagaaaaaataataatggtttttatagaaataatgataataattacaatAATGAGACTTATGTAAAGAACCATTTTTCTAATGAGGTAAAGCATAATGCAGGCTATCAAAGACTGAGTGATAATTTGGAAAATAGAAATAGAATgaattatgaaaataataataattattattcaaCATATGGACATTCTGATTATAACgttaattataataataagaataatagaaatatacCTTTGAgtaatttaaatgaaaagaataatCATATCCCATctaataattattatacagAAAATTATTTACCAGAAAAAGAAGGTAATAGAAATATACTTAcaaatcaaataaataactATTCAATTAATTCTGTAAACAATAATTTTGAACAAATTAATCCTTCCACGTGTAATTATAATAGGAATAATGTATTTCCATATAATAAGgaagatgataaaaataattttgtcGAAATGAAAAATGTTGAAGAAGAATATCATAACGATAACCAAGAAAGAGCTAGAAGGAATTCAGAAAATAGCAAGAAATTTATCGATTTAACAGAAGGATTTTTTTCTTCAgaattttttcataaatcatatgaatgtaat
- a CDS encoding methionine aminopeptidase 1b, putative, which translates to MANIDDIEKQIENIKINSDDNKNNVSKNKNSLLNGVNLKDHEINDNVKSVHYNNNNENDTMNEINKHVKNDEYCIKGNSNNNNNNNNLDTQINETLNLNENFEKKNEENLCSGCKKVLIKKLSCPICLKNKIFSYFCSQECFKGSWKEHQKIHENMNKENNEKEDHLKTIVKKHLSPENFDPTNRKYWVYDDHLKNFVNFKFTGDVRPWPLSKINHVPSHIERPDYAVSSIPESELIYKRKSDIYVNNEEEIQRIREACILGRKTLDYAHTLVSPGVTTDEIDRKVHEFIIKNNAYPSTLNYYKFPKSCCTSVNEIVCHGIPDYRPLKSGDIINIDISVFYKGVHSDLNETYFVGDINDVPKEGKELVETCYFSLMEAIKKCKPGMFYKNIGTLIDAYVSKKNFSVVRSYSGHGVGKLFHSNPTIPHFKKNKAVGIMKPGHVFTIEPMINQGHYSDVLWPDQWTSATSDGKLSAQFEHTLLITNNGVEILTKRTQDSPPLGFDTKDELYYN; encoded by the coding sequence ATGGCAAATATTGATGATATAGAAAAACaaattgaaaatataaaaataaattcagatgataataagaataatgtttccaagaataaaaatagttTATTAAATGGAGTAAATTTGAAAGATCatgaaataaatgataatgtTAAATCTgttcattataataataataatgaaaatgatactatgaatgaaataaataaacatgtcaaaaatgatgaatattgtattaaaggaaatagtaataataataataataataataatttagaTACACAGATAAATGAGActttaaatttaaatgaaaattttgaaaaaaaaaatgaagaaaatttGTGTAGTGGATGCAAAAAAgtattaattaaaaaattaagtTGCCCtatatgtttaaaaaataaaatatttagtTATTTTTGTAGTCAAGAATGTTTTAAGGGTTCTTGGAAAGAACATCAAAAGATAcatgaaaatatgaataaggaaaataatgaaaaagaagatCATTTGAAGACTATAGTTAAAAAACATTTATCACCAGAAAATTTTGATCCTACTAATAGAAAATATTGGGTTTATGATGACCATTTAAAAAACTTtgttaattttaaattcaCAGGAGATGTGCGACCATGGCCTTTATCTAAAATTAATCATGTGCCCTCACATATCGAACGACCTGATTATGCAGTTAGTTCTATTCCAGAATCggaattaatatataagagAAAAAGTGatatttatgtaaataatgaagaagaaatacAAAGAATTAGAGAAGCTTGTATATTAGGAAGAAAAACCTTAGACTATGCTCATACGTTAGTTTCACCAGGAGTTACCACTGATGAAATAGATAGAAAAGTTCACgaatttataattaaaaataatgcATATCCATCAActttaaattattataaatttccAAAATCGTGTTGTACTTCTGTGAATGAAATTGTATGTCATGGGATACCAGATTATAGACCATTAAAATCCGgtgatataataaatattgatATTAGTGTTTTTTATAAAGGTGTACATTCAGATTTAAATGAAACTTATTTTGTTGGAGATATAAATGATGTACCAAAAGAAGGTAAAGAATTAGTAGAGACTTgttatttttctttaatggaagctattaaaaaatgtaaacctggaatgttttataaaaatattggAACTTTAATAGATGCATATgtatcaaaaaaaaacttcTCAGTTGTTCGTTCCTATTCAGGACATGGTGTTGGAAAACTATTTCACAGTAATCCAACCATACctcattttaaaaaaaataaagcaGTAGGTATAATGAAACCAGGTCATGTTTTTACTATTGAACCTATGATTAATCAAGGACATTATAGTGATGTATTATGGCCAGATCAATGGACAAGTGCAACATCAGATGGAAAATTATCAGCTCAGTTTGAACACACTTTATTAATTACTAACAACGGGGTAGAAATTTTGACAAAGCGAACCCAAGATTCACCTCCACTTGGTTTTGATACAAAAGATGAACTATActataattaa